One stretch of Saccharopolyspora erythraea DNA includes these proteins:
- a CDS encoding PadR family transcriptional regulator gives MTELNATSAALLGLLHEGPKTGGQLVAAATERFGGFFSVTRSQVYRELPALTDAGLLRLGKQGPRSSQQYAITAAGKRAFKSWLNTEPGPDNVRSPLILRLVHSGSLTPKQRAALVDSARVQYAAKLDEARNAAKATTDPYEKAAADFAVAHNRAVIKLLDAIPE, from the coding sequence GTGACCGAGCTGAATGCGACATCCGCCGCCCTGTTGGGCCTACTGCACGAGGGGCCGAAGACCGGTGGCCAGTTGGTTGCGGCCGCCACCGAGCGCTTCGGCGGGTTCTTCAGTGTTACCCGCAGCCAGGTGTACCGGGAGCTGCCCGCCCTCACCGACGCCGGCCTGCTCCGCCTCGGCAAGCAGGGACCCCGCTCCAGCCAGCAGTACGCGATCACCGCCGCCGGCAAGCGGGCCTTCAAGTCCTGGCTGAACACCGAGCCCGGCCCGGACAACGTCCGCAGCCCGCTGATCCTGCGCCTGGTCCACTCCGGATCGCTGACGCCCAAGCAGCGGGCCGCGCTGGTCGACTCCGCCCGCGTCCAGTACGCGGCCAAGCTCGACGAGGCGCGCAACGCCGCGAAGGCCACCACCGACCCGTACGAGAAGGCCGCGGCCGACTTCGCGGTGGCCCACAACCGCGCCGTGATCAAGCTCCTGGACGCCATCCCGGAGTGA
- the prfB gene encoding peptide chain release factor 2, whose protein sequence is MNPDVAADLKELSTTLEGIESVMDLDALRAKIAELEQEAARPDLWDDVEHAQRVSSQLVHRQSELRKINDLRQRVEDLEVLYELSEDEGDDSGLAEADSERTKLKKDLEALEVRTLLSGDYDQREAVVTIRAEAGGVDAADFAEMLMRMYVRWAERHEYPVEVYDTSYAEEAGLKSATFRVNAPYAYGTLSVEQGTHRLVRISPFDNQGRRQTSFAGVEVLPVVEETDHVEIPEKDIRVDVFRSSGPGGQSVNTTDSAVRITHVPTGIVVSCQNEKSQLQNKAAALRVLQSKLLAKKKEEERAELDALKDSGSSWGNQMRSYVLHPYQMVKDLRTEFEVGNPDAVLDGQIDGFLEAGIRWRRQQDAA, encoded by the coding sequence GTGAATCCCGACGTCGCCGCCGACCTCAAGGAACTGTCCACCACTCTCGAGGGCATCGAGAGCGTGATGGATCTGGACGCGTTGCGCGCGAAGATCGCGGAACTGGAGCAGGAGGCGGCCCGCCCCGACCTCTGGGACGACGTGGAGCACGCGCAGCGGGTCAGCAGCCAGCTCGTGCACCGCCAGTCGGAGCTGCGCAAGATCAACGACCTGCGCCAGCGGGTTGAGGACCTGGAGGTCCTCTACGAGCTCTCCGAGGACGAGGGCGACGACTCCGGGCTCGCCGAGGCCGACTCCGAGCGCACCAAGCTCAAGAAGGACCTCGAGGCGCTGGAGGTCCGCACCCTGCTGTCCGGCGACTACGACCAGCGGGAGGCCGTCGTCACCATCCGCGCCGAGGCCGGCGGGGTGGACGCGGCCGACTTCGCCGAGATGCTGATGCGGATGTACGTGCGCTGGGCCGAGCGCCACGAGTACCCCGTCGAGGTCTACGACACCTCCTACGCCGAGGAGGCCGGGCTGAAGTCGGCGACCTTCCGGGTCAACGCCCCCTACGCCTACGGCACGCTGTCGGTCGAGCAGGGCACGCACCGGCTGGTGCGCATCTCGCCCTTCGACAACCAGGGCCGCAGGCAGACCTCGTTCGCCGGCGTCGAGGTGCTGCCGGTGGTCGAGGAGACCGACCACGTCGAGATCCCGGAGAAGGACATCCGGGTCGACGTCTTCCGCTCGTCGGGTCCCGGCGGCCAGAGCGTCAACACCACCGACTCCGCCGTGCGCATCACGCATGTCCCGACCGGCATCGTGGTGTCCTGCCAGAACGAGAAGTCGCAGCTGCAGAACAAGGCCGCCGCGCTGCGGGTCCTGCAGTCCAAGCTGCTGGCCAAGAAGAAGGAGGAGGAGCGGGCCGAGCTGGACGCGCTGAAGGACAGCGGGTCGAGCTGGGGCAACCAGATGCGCTCCTACGTCCTGCACCCGTACCAGATGGTCAAGGACCTGCGCACCGAGTTCGAGGTGGGCAACCCCGACGCGGTGCTCGACGGCCAGATCGACGGCTTCCTGGAGGCCGGCATCCGCTGGCGGCGTCAGCAGGACGCCGCCTGA
- the ftsE gene encoding cell division ATP-binding protein FtsE yields the protein MIRLEHVSKAYKTSTRPALEDVSVAIDKGEFVFLIGPSGSGKSTALRLLLREDVPTRGRVWVADWNVAKLPRRRVPRLRQRIGCVFQDFRLLNNKTVAENVAFALEVIGKPRHTIRKVVPEVLQLVGLDGKADRMPHELSGGEQQRVAIARAFVNRPLVLLCDEPTGNLDPDTSQDIMLLLERINRTGTTVVMATHDHGIVDSMRRRVVELSLGRVVRDDARGVYGVGR from the coding sequence GTGATCCGGCTCGAACACGTGTCAAAGGCGTACAAGACGTCGACGCGACCCGCCCTCGAGGACGTTTCGGTCGCTATCGACAAGGGCGAGTTCGTGTTCCTCATCGGCCCCTCGGGGTCGGGCAAGTCGACGGCCCTGCGGCTCCTCCTGCGCGAGGACGTGCCCACCCGCGGACGGGTGTGGGTCGCGGACTGGAACGTCGCCAAGCTGCCCCGACGGCGGGTGCCCCGCCTGCGGCAGCGCATCGGCTGCGTGTTCCAGGACTTCCGCCTGCTGAACAACAAGACGGTCGCCGAGAACGTCGCCTTCGCCCTGGAGGTGATCGGCAAGCCCCGCCACACCATCCGCAAGGTGGTGCCGGAGGTGCTCCAGCTGGTGGGCCTGGACGGCAAGGCCGACCGCATGCCGCACGAGCTCTCCGGCGGTGAGCAGCAGCGCGTCGCGATCGCCAGGGCCTTCGTCAACCGGCCGCTGGTGCTGCTCTGCGACGAGCCGACCGGGAACCTGGACCCCGACACCAGCCAGGACATCATGCTGCTGCTTGAGCGGATCAACCGGACCGGCACCACCGTCGTGATGGCCACCCACGACCACGGCATCGTCGACTCGATGCGCCGCCGCGTCGTGGAGCTGAGCCTGGGCAGGGTCGTGCGCGACGACGCCCGCGGCGTCTACGGCGTCGGCCGCTAG
- the ftsX gene encoding permease-like cell division protein FtsX: protein MRASFVFSEVVNGLRRNVTMTIAMILTTAISVGLLGGGLLVVRLIDKMQETYQDRVEVVVFMTDDVSANDPGCSEQPCAGIKSQLTQASGVETVRYENRDEAFANFNKVFESQPELREVARKEAMPASLRVQLEDPDRFPVIEQQLSGKPGVDSVVDQADYLNRLFEVLNGVRNATFSIALVQALAALLLISNTIQLSAFTRRTETGIMRLVGATRWYTQLPFLLEAVVSGLIGATLAIIGLLISKATFIDKVMAPVFGTGIIPEIGYADIAWVSPILLLVAAGISAITGYVTLRLYVRL, encoded by the coding sequence ATGCGCGCGAGCTTCGTATTCAGCGAGGTCGTCAACGGCCTTCGCCGAAACGTGACGATGACCATCGCGATGATCCTGACGACGGCCATCTCGGTCGGCCTGCTCGGCGGCGGTCTGCTCGTCGTCCGGCTGATCGACAAGATGCAGGAGACCTACCAGGACCGGGTCGAGGTCGTGGTCTTCATGACCGACGACGTCAGCGCCAACGACCCCGGGTGCTCCGAGCAGCCCTGCGCGGGCATCAAGTCCCAGCTCACCCAGGCCTCCGGCGTCGAGACCGTGCGCTACGAGAACCGCGACGAGGCGTTCGCCAACTTCAACAAGGTCTTCGAGTCCCAGCCCGAGCTGCGCGAGGTGGCCCGCAAGGAGGCCATGCCCGCGTCGCTGCGCGTCCAGCTGGAGGACCCCGACCGGTTCCCGGTGATCGAGCAGCAGCTCTCCGGCAAGCCCGGCGTGGACAGCGTCGTCGACCAGGCCGACTACCTCAACCGGCTGTTCGAGGTGCTCAACGGCGTGCGCAACGCGACCTTCTCGATCGCGCTGGTGCAGGCCTTGGCGGCGTTGCTGCTGATCTCCAACACGATCCAGCTCTCGGCGTTCACCAGACGGACCGAGACCGGCATCATGCGCCTGGTCGGCGCGACCCGCTGGTACACCCAGCTGCCGTTCCTCCTGGAAGCGGTGGTCTCGGGTCTCATCGGCGCGACCCTGGCGATCATCGGCCTGCTGATCTCGAAGGCGACCTTCATCGACAAGGTCATGGCGCCGGTGTTCGGCACCGGCATCATCCCGGAGATCGGCTACGCCGACATCGCCTGGGTCTCGCCGATCCTGCTGCTCGTGGCCGCCGGCATCTCCGCGATCACCGGATATGTGACGCTGCGGCTCTACGTCCGCTTGTAA